One segment of Panicum virgatum strain AP13 chromosome 1K, P.virgatum_v5, whole genome shotgun sequence DNA contains the following:
- the LOC120712211 gene encoding protein LAZ1-like, whose product MRINLGLLLPLADEYAAPTWAILISGFFMLLSVSLSMYLIFEHLSAYNNPEEQKFVLGVILMVPCYAIESYVSLVNPGTSVYCGILRDGYEAFAMYCFGRYITACLGGEERTIAFLKREGGEDSGEPLLHHASEKGVIHHHFPINYILKPWRLGVRFYQIIKFGIFQYVIIKTLTASLSLILQPFGVYCEGEFKWGCGYPYFAVVLNFSQYWALYCLVEWYTATKDELAHIKPLAKFLSFKSIVFLTWWQGVIIAIMYSLGLVRSPLAQSLELKSSIQDFIICIEMGIASVVHLYVFPAKPYELLGKQYSPTNISVLGDYAASDPVDPDEIKDISRPTKVWLPQLEPDEIIATNIKESVQDFVVGSGKYVIKDFKFTVKQAVGPVEKRFDKMKKNIKLRQSRDDNWVSASTPERTIRGIDDPLISGSASDSGIGKGKRHRRDPSSAGTVDSWEGTEQTPDGFVIRGRRWEIKKL is encoded by the exons ATGAGGATCAATCTCGGTCTCCTTTTGCCCTTAGCGGACGAATATGCAGCGCCAACATGGGCCATACTAATATCAGGATTCTTTATGCTGCTTTCTGTTTCTCTCTCGATGTACTTGATATTTGAGCACCTCTCGGCATACAACAATCCAGAG GAACAGAAATTTGTTCTTGGTGTTATCTTAATGGTCCCTTGCTATGCTATTGAATCA TATGTATCATTGGTAAATCCGGGCACCAGTGTCTACTGTGGCATCTTACGTGATGGCTATGAGGCATTTGCTATGTATTGCTTTGGAAGATATATAACTGCTTGTTTAG GTGGTGAAGAAAGGACTATTGCATTTTTGAAGAGGGAAGGTGGTGAAGATTCCGGGGAACCTCTTCTGCATCATGCCTCTGAAAAGGGTGTCATCCATCATCATTTTCCTATTAATTACATATTGAAGCCATGGAGACTTGGTGTGCGGTTTTACCAGATTATCAAATTTGGTATATTTCAATAC GTGATTATAAAGACACTCACAGCTAGCTTGTCTCTTATTCTTCAACCTTTCGGTGTATATTGTGAAGGAGAATTCAAATGGGGATGTGG ATACCCATACTTTGCTGTAGTCCTGAACTTCAGTCAGTATTGGGCCCTATACTGTTTGGTGGAATGGTACACGGCTACAAAGGACGAGTTGGCACATATTAAGCCATTGGCTAAATTCCTTTCCTTCAAGTCAATAGTGTTTCTGACTTGGTGGCAGGGTGTGATAATTGCTATCATGTATTCTTTGGGCTTGGTTAGAAGTCCGTTAGCACAAAGCTTGGAGTTAAAATCAAGTATTCAGGATTTCATCATTTGTATAGAG ATGGGCATAGCTTCAGTTGTTCACTTGTATGTGTTCCCTGCAAAACCTTATGAGCTACTAGGTAAACAATATTCACCTACAAACATTTCAGTACTTGGGGACTATGCAGCCTCAGATCCTGTGGATCCTGATGAGATAAAGGACATCAGTCGACCTACCAAAGTGTGGCTTCCGCAGTTGGAACCAGATGAGATAATTGCAACTAATATTAAAGAGAGTGTTCAAGACTTTGTAGTTGGCAGTGGCAAATAT GTGATAAAAGATTTTAAGTTCACTGTTAAACAAGCAGTAGGTCCAGTGGAGAAGCGCTTTGAcaaaatgaagaagaacatcAAGTTAAGGCAAAGCCGGGATGACAATTGGGTGAGTGCATCCACACCAGAGAGGACAATTCGTGGTATTGATGATCCTCTCATAAGTGGGAGCGCCAGTGACAGCGGTATCGGTAAAGGAAAACGACATCGCAGAGATCCAAGCTCAGCTGGTACTGTGGACAGTTGGGAAGGTACTGAGCAGACGCCTGATGGATTCGTCATACGGGGTCGCCGGTGGGAAATTAAGAAATTGTGA
- the LOC120712219 gene encoding probable serine/threonine-protein kinase PIX13 gives MGNCCFGSDAPEVGAVKAMAHAHHAHPQVAMAKRVMAASNAAVSPGTMPGRSPPGGAPTTSTGGAGGKPRPAGGGGEAAGLDGRILEAPNLRVFTFAELRAATRNFKADSVLGEGGFGRVHKGWVDERTLGPARNDGAGSMPVAVKKLNPESLQGVQEWQSEVNFLGRLSHPNLVRLLGYCWEDKELLLVYEYMANGSLENHLFRSEPRKGGAAVQPPLPWSLRLRIAIGAARGLAFLHSSEKHVIYRDFKASNILLDTHFNAKLSDFGLAKDGPAGGSSHVTTRVMGTYGYAAPEYVATGHLYVKSDVYGFGVVLLEILTGLRALDTDRPAAQHSLVDWAKPFLADRRKLPRLLDPRLEGQYSSRGAQRAAQLALRCLAADHKNRPSMREVVAVLEEVEAMSTRAAAAAMAARLDGSASPRPAAARSGRAALRPGSSGSTSDWAGPAGARGGAHPSPSPRVG, from the exons ATGGGTAACTGTTGCTTCGGCTCCGACGCGCCCGAGGTGGGCGCCGTCAAGGCAATGGCCCATGCCCACCACGCGCACCCGCAAG TGGCAATGGCGAAGCGCGTCATGGCCGCGTCCAACGCCGCAGTGAGCCCCGGGACGATGCCAGGTAGGTCGCCGCCTGGCGGCGCGCCCACGACCAGCacagggggcgccggcggcaagCCGCGCCCTGCtggcgggggcggcgaggctGCAGGTCTGGACGGGAGGATCCTGGAGGCGCCCAACCTCCGGGTGTTCACGTTCGCGGAGCTCAGGGCGGCCACCCGGAACTTCAAGGCGGACAGCGTGCTCGGCGAGGGCGGGTTCGGGCGCGTGCACAAGGGCTGGGTGGACGAGCGGACCCTGGGCCCCGCGCGGAACGACGGCGCCGGCAGCATGCCCGTCGCCGTGAAGAAGCTCAACCCCGAGAGCTTGCAGGGCGTGCAGGAATGGCAG TCGGAGGTGAATTTCCTGGGGAGGCTTTCGCACCCCAATCTGGTGAGGCTGCTGGGTTACTGCTGGGAGGACAAGGAGCTCCTGCTTGTGTACGAGTACATGGCCAATGGCAGCCTGGAGAACCACCTCTTCAGAAGCGAACCACGGA AGGGCGGAGCCGCCGtgcagccgccgctgccgtggaGCCTCCGGCTGCGCATCGCCATCGGCGCCGCCCGCGGGCTGGCCTTCCTGCACTCGTCGGAGAAGCACGTCATCTACAGGGACTTCAAGGCCTCCAACATCCTCCTCGACACG CACTTCAACGCCAAGCTCTCCGACTTCGGCCTCGCCAAGGACGGCCccgccggcgggagcagccACGTCACCACCCGCGTCATGGGCACCTACGGCTACGCCGCGCCGGAGTACGTGGCGACGGGCCACCTGTACGTGAAGAGCGACGTGTACGGCTTCGGCGTGGTGCTGCTGGAGATCCTGACGGGCCTGCGCGCGCTGGACACGGACCGCCCCGCGGCGCAGCACAGCCTGGTGGACTGGGCCAAGCCCTTCCTGGCGGACCGCAGGAAGCTGCCGCGGCTGCTCGACCCGCGCCTCGAGGGCCAGTACTCGTCGCGGGGCGCgcagcgcgcggcccagctcgcgctGCGGTGCCTCGCCGCCGACCACAAGAACCGCCCCTCCATGCGGGAGGTCGTCGCGGTGCTCGAGGAGGTCGAGGCCATGTCcaccagggccgccgccgcggcgatggcggcgaggcTGGATGGCTCGGCGTCCccgcgccccgcggcggcgcggagcgggcgCGCCGCCCTGCGGCCCGGGTCGTCGGGGTCGACCTCGGACTGGGCCGGCCCGgctggcgcccgcggcggcgctcacccATCTCCATCTCCTAGAGTTGGGTAG
- the LOC120712221 gene encoding HMG1/2-like protein produces the protein MKGKADTSKKGDGRLKAGGGAGKRKKAAASGKPKRPPSAFFVFMSEFRQQYNAQHPDNKSVAAVSKAAGGKWRSMSDEEKQPYVDQAGQKKQDYEKTKANFDKKESTSSKKAKTQDDEGSDKSKSEVDDEDGSSDEENDEDE, from the exons ATGAAGGGCAAGGCCGACACCTCGAAGAAGGGCGACGGCAG GctcaaggccggcggcggcgccggaaagCGGAAGAAGGCCGCCGCCAGCGGCAAGCCGAAGCGCCCGCCCTCCGCCTTCTTCGTCTTCAT GTCTGAATTCAGGCAGCAGTACAATGCACAGCACCCTGACAACAAGAGCGTCGCCGCC GTGAGCAAAGCAGCAGGGGGAAAGTGGCGTTCAATGTCAGACGAA GAGAAGCAACCATACGTGGACCAAGCTGGGCAGAAGAAGCAGGACTATGAGAAGACTAAAGCCAACTTTGATAAGAAG GAGAGCACAAGCTCAAAGAAGGCTAAGACTCAGGATGACGAGGGTTCTGACAAATCGAAGTCTGAGGTTGATGATGAGGATGGCAGCAGTGATGAG GAAAACGATGAAGATGAGTAA
- the LOC120712225 gene encoding amino acid transporter AVT3B-like yields the protein MGFGMGNDGASSSSSRLDPAPLLPHHGSAGGEIGLSSQPKTFANVFIAVVGAGVLGLPYTFSHTGWAAGSLLLFAVAVLTFYCMMLLVACRRRLADERPKIASFGDLGDAVFGAHGRFAVDVMLVLSQASFCIGYLIFISNTMAHLYPIFAPSSSALLSPKALFIWAMLPFQLGLNSIKTLTLLAPLSIFADVVDLGAMGVVLGQDVAAWLAMPPPVVAFGGPAALLYGLGVSVYAFEGVGMVLPLEAEAANKRKFGVTLGLSMAFIAVMYGLFGVMGYVAFGDATRDIITTNLGAGWLSAAVQLGLCINLFFTMPVMMNPVYEVAERLLHGKRYCWWLRWLLVVVVGLAAMYVPNFTDFLALVGSSVCVLLGFVLPASFHLKVFGAEMAWPGVLSDALLVVLGLALAVFGTYTSLLQIFHSSSA from the coding sequence ATGGGATTCGGGATGGGGAATGACGGGGcgagctcgtcgtcgtcgcggctggaccccgcgccgctcctgcCGCACCACGGCAGCGCGGGCGGCGAGATCGGCCTGTCGTCGCAGCCCAAGACGTTCGCCAACGTCTTCATCGCGGTGGTCGGCGCCGGCGTGCTGGGGCTGCCGTACACCTTCTCGCACACCGGGTGGGCGGCGGGGTCGCTGCTGCtcttcgccgtcgccgtgctcACCTTCTACTGCATGATGCTGCTCgtggcctgccgccgccgcctcgccgacgAGCGCCCGAAGATCGCCTCGTTCGGGGACCTCGGGGACGCCGTGTTCGGCGCGCACGGGCGGTTCGCCGTCGACGTCATGCTGGTGCTCAGCCAAGCGAGCTTCTGCATCGGGTACCTCATCTTCATCTCCAACACCATGGCGCACCTCTACCCGATATTCGCGCCGTCGTCCTCCGCCCTCCTCTCCCCCAAGGCGCTCTTCATCTGGGCGATGCTGCCGTTCCAGCTCGGGCTCAATTCCATTAAGACGCTCACGCTGCTCGCGCCGCTCAGCATCTTCGCCGACGTCGTCGACCTCGGCGCCATGGGGGTTGTCCTTGGCCAGGACGTCGCCGCCTGGCTCGCCATGCCCCCACCCGTGGTCGCGTTCGGCGGCCCGGCCGCGCTCCTCTACGGGCTCGGCGTCTCCGTGTACGCGTTCGAGGGAGTCGGCATGGTGCTGCcgctggaggcggaggcggcgaacaAGAGGAAGTTCGGCGTCACGCTCGGGCTGTCCATGGCGTTCATCGCCGTCATGTACGGGCTGTTCGGCGTGATGGGGTACGTCGCGTTCGGCGACGCCACGCGGGACATCATCACCACCAACCTCGGCGCCGGGTGGCTGTCGGCCGCCGTGCAGCTGGGGCTCTGCATCAACCTCTTCTTCACGATGCCAGTGATGATGAACCCCGTGTACGAGGTCGCCGAGCGCCTCCTCCACGGCAAGCGCTACTGCTGGTGGCTCCGCTGgctgctcgtcgtcgtcgtcgggctCGCCGCCATGTACGTGCCCAACTTCACCGACTTCCTGGCGCTCGTCGGAAGCAGCGTCTGCGTCCTCCTCGGGTTCGTGCTGCCGGCCTCGTTCCACCTCAAGGTGTTCGGCGCCGAGATGGCCTGGCCCGGGGTGCTCTCCGACGCCCTCCTGGTCGTGCTCGGCCTCGCGCTCGCCGTGTTCGGGACGTACACGTCGCTGCTGCAAATCTTCCACTCGTCCAGCGCTTGA
- the LOC120712232 gene encoding uncharacterized protein LOC120712232: MAATGCSDLPPELLTDIAGGIAELADIARFRSVCSSWRSAARDAAAAPPPQPPWLLLPSSPSRLFFCPREDRIYPDLRLPRPAADARHRRRRRLYASPHGWTLAVDPTDLAASLVHPFTGAARPLPPLPAFFAETDDLAWDWSPHGVMASCGEGLLFCAADPPAASWAPIPALADCNTSSINYAAGEFFVFEEDVCRTTVVDALTLDVSAVVPGPAVELPSEARLVVAGEELFLLVKSKWMYLFGDDVDFSKAFHVNHRSVDPAWQELDGIGDRALFVDSLHGFAVPTAGFGNLESNTIYSVSSKEVSSRRPTTVNYSVSAFSLESRTSKKLACRLNGREMAMRGETPSWIIPSLVEG; the protein is encoded by the coding sequence atggccgccacggGCTGCTCGGACCTCCCGCCGGAGCTCCTCACCGACATCGCCGGCGGGATCGCCGAGCTCGCCGACATCGCACGCTTCCGCTCCGTCTGCTCGTCCTggcggtcggcggcgcgggacgccgcggccgcgcccccgccgcagccgccgtggCTCCTCCTCCCGTCCTCCCCGTCCCGGCTCTTCTTCTGCCCCCGGGAGGACCGAATCTACCCGGACCTCCGcctgccccgccccgccgcggacgcgcgccaccgccgccgccgccgcctctacgCGTCCCCGCACGGCTGGaccctcgccgtcgaccccACCGACCTCGCGGCCTCCCTCGTCCACCCCTtcaccggcgccgcccgcccgctcccgccgctCCCGGCTTTCTTCGCCGAGACCGACGACCTGGCCTGGGACTGGTCCCCGCACGGCGTCATGGCGTCCTGCGGCGAGGGCCTCCTCTTctgcgccgccgacccgcccgccgcctcctggGCCCCGATCCCCGCCCTGGCCGACTGCAACACCAGCAGCatcaactacgccgccggcgagttctTCGTCTTCGAGGAGGACGTCTGCCGCACCACCGTCGTCGACGCGCTCACCCTCGACGTCTCTGCCGTCGTCCCGGGCcccgccgtcgagctcccctCCGAGGCGCGCCTCGTGGTTGCCGGCGAGGAGCTCTTCCTCCTCGTCAAGTCCAAGTGGATGTACCTCTTCGGCGACGACGTCGACTTCTCCAAGGCCTTCCATGTCAACCACCGCAGCGTCGATCCGGCCTggcaggagctcgacggcaTCGGCGACCGCGCGCTGTTCGTGGATTCCCTCCACGGGTTCGCCGTGCCGACGGCGGGATTTGGCAATCTCGAGAGCAACACCATCTACTCGGTGAGCAGCAAGGAGGTGAGCAGCAGGCGTCCCACCACGGTGAACTACAGCGTGTCGGCCTTCAGCCTGGAGAGCCGTACCTCCAAGAAACTTGCGTGCCGGCTTAACGGCCGGGAGATGGCCATGCGTGGCGAGACGCCATCGTGGATCATACCAAGCTTGGTTGAAGGCTGA